The following proteins are co-located in the Echinicola sp. 20G genome:
- a CDS encoding anthranilate synthase component I family protein produces MDTKQNFKIKTRYKKLLADTITPVSIYLQVRDKFKNPILLESSDYHGHENSYSYICFNPLATFSFNGNEVNETFPEGSKETYQLEAGEKLVDRLRAFSSRFDEEKTNFKFISNGLFGYMQYDTVGSFEDIKLQNTKESDVPQAFYAVYKNVIVVDHFKNELHIFDHHINGEGDGSIKQIETLLNNKNIPTYSFKLDGEETSNYTDNEFLDILRQGREHCFKGDVFQIVLSRSFTTGFKGDEFNVYRALRSVNPSPYLFYFDYGSYKVFGSSPEAQIVVKGRKATIYPIAGTFKRTGNDQADAELATKLYDDPKENSEHVMLVDLARNDLSRSSEKVEVEVFKEIQYYSHVIHLVSKVTGVLPASANPLQLVADTFPAGTLSGAPKYRAMELIDELESTSRTFYGGAIGFLGFNGDFNHAILIRSFVSQKNKLRFQAGAGVVAKSSIESELQEVANKLEALRVALKAAEEV; encoded by the coding sequence ATGGACACAAAACAAAATTTTAAGATCAAAACCAGGTATAAAAAACTACTTGCAGATACGATTACACCTGTGAGTATTTACCTGCAAGTAAGGGATAAGTTTAAGAATCCTATCTTGTTGGAAAGTTCTGATTACCACGGGCATGAAAACAGTTATTCTTATATCTGTTTTAACCCTCTGGCTACTTTTTCATTTAACGGCAATGAAGTCAATGAAACTTTTCCAGAAGGGTCCAAAGAAACATACCAGCTTGAAGCAGGTGAAAAATTGGTGGACAGATTGAGGGCTTTTTCAAGTAGATTTGATGAAGAAAAGACCAATTTTAAGTTTATCTCCAATGGACTTTTTGGCTATATGCAATATGATACTGTGGGAAGTTTTGAAGATATCAAGTTGCAAAATACCAAGGAGTCAGACGTACCTCAGGCTTTCTATGCGGTATATAAGAATGTGATTGTGGTAGACCATTTCAAAAATGAGTTACATATTTTTGATCATCATATCAATGGTGAAGGAGATGGGAGTATCAAACAAATTGAAACCCTGCTTAACAACAAAAACATACCTACTTATTCTTTTAAGTTGGACGGAGAGGAAACTTCCAATTATACAGACAATGAGTTTTTGGATATCCTTCGCCAAGGGAGGGAGCATTGCTTCAAGGGGGATGTGTTTCAAATTGTCCTATCAAGATCATTTACCACCGGGTTTAAAGGAGATGAATTCAATGTTTACAGAGCCCTGAGATCTGTCAACCCTTCACCTTACTTGTTTTACTTTGACTACGGATCTTACAAAGTTTTCGGTAGCTCTCCAGAAGCCCAGATAGTGGTAAAAGGAAGAAAGGCAACGATTTATCCTATCGCAGGAACGTTTAAAAGGACAGGGAATGATCAAGCTGATGCAGAGTTAGCGACCAAGCTTTATGATGACCCAAAGGAAAACTCTGAACATGTGATGTTGGTGGATTTGGCCAGAAATGACCTGAGCCGCTCTTCTGAAAAGGTAGAAGTAGAAGTGTTCAAGGAAATCCAATATTATTCTCATGTGATCCACTTGGTTTCCAAAGTGACAGGTGTGCTGCCTGCGTCTGCCAATCCACTTCAACTGGTAGCTGATACTTTTCCAGCGGGGACACTTTCCGGAGCACCAAAGTATAGAGCTATGGAGTTGATCGATGAACTGGAAAGTACGAGTAGGACATTTTACGGTGGAGCTATTGGCTTCTTGGGTTTTAATGGTGATTTCAACCATGCCATTTTGATCCGATCATTTGTCTCTCAGAAAAACAAGTTAAGGTTCCAGGCCGGAGCGGGCGTGGTTGCCAAGTCATCCATAGAAAGTGAACTGCAGGAAGTGGCCAATAAGTTGGAAGCGCTTAGGGTGGCGCTTAAGGCTGCTGAAGAAGTATAA
- a CDS encoding aminodeoxychorismate/anthranilate synthase component II, whose amino-acid sequence MKILVLDNYDSFTYNLVYIIRELGYGGQMDIFRNDKIKVEDVAAYDKILLSPGPGVPADAGIMPELLKQYASEKDILGVCLGHQAIGEAFGSGLNNLTEVVHGVASEVKVQPDLLFEGIPNSFKIGRYHSWVIDEGTLPEELEVTAKTPDGQIMAVRHKAYKVRGVQFHPESVLTEHGKQIVLNWIKG is encoded by the coding sequence ATGAAAATACTAGTACTAGATAATTATGATTCATTCACCTATAACCTGGTGTACATCATCAGGGAATTAGGTTATGGGGGTCAGATGGACATTTTTAGAAATGATAAAATCAAAGTTGAGGATGTGGCTGCCTACGATAAAATTTTACTTTCCCCAGGTCCTGGGGTGCCAGCAGATGCAGGTATTATGCCTGAGCTACTTAAGCAATATGCCAGTGAAAAGGATATTTTGGGAGTGTGCTTAGGGCATCAGGCCATAGGTGAAGCCTTTGGGAGTGGTTTGAACAACCTGACTGAGGTAGTACATGGAGTTGCTTCTGAAGTAAAGGTTCAGCCAGATCTTCTTTTTGAAGGGATTCCCAATTCCTTCAAGATAGGAAGGTACCATAGTTGGGTGATAGATGAAGGAACGCTTCCGGAAGAACTTGAAGTTACTGCCAAAACCCCGGATGGCCAGATCATGGCAGTGAGGCATAAAGCGTATAAAGTAAGAGGTGTGCAGTTTCATCCCGAAAGTGTTTTGACAGAGCATGGAAAACAGATTGTTTTGAATTGGATTAAAGGGTGA
- the trpC gene encoding indole-3-glycerol phosphate synthase TrpC, translating to MNILDKIIAHKREEVAERKSLVPVKMLERSIFFESKVVSMKKYVTRPDKTGIIAEFKRKSPSKGMINSSASVEKTSIGYMQAGASALSVLTDKEFFGGSNEDLTTARKFNFCPILRKDFVVDEYQIVEAKSIGADCILLIAAALEPSRLSELASFAHSLGLEVLMEVHDQEELDRSVNEHLDLIGVNNRSLKTFDVSLDTSFGLVNKIPSDFVKISESGISDPKTLVELKEAGFDGFLIGENFMKSIRPHQAAYNFMSKFKDLSPDFNTQAV from the coding sequence ATGAATATTTTAGATAAAATAATTGCCCATAAAAGGGAAGAGGTAGCTGAGCGAAAAAGTTTGGTTCCGGTAAAGATGTTAGAAAGAAGTATTTTCTTTGAAAGCAAAGTGGTGTCCATGAAGAAGTATGTGACACGCCCAGATAAAACGGGCATCATAGCTGAATTTAAAAGAAAGTCTCCATCAAAAGGGATGATCAACAGTTCAGCCTCTGTGGAAAAGACCAGTATTGGTTATATGCAGGCTGGAGCCTCAGCCTTATCCGTTTTAACCGATAAGGAGTTTTTTGGTGGTTCAAATGAAGACTTGACCACAGCAAGAAAGTTCAATTTTTGCCCTATTCTACGGAAGGACTTTGTGGTGGATGAGTACCAGATCGTTGAAGCAAAATCAATTGGTGCAGATTGTATTCTCTTGATTGCAGCAGCATTAGAGCCAAGCAGATTGTCTGAGTTGGCTTCCTTTGCCCATTCACTTGGTTTAGAGGTATTGATGGAAGTGCATGATCAAGAGGAGCTTGATCGCTCTGTCAATGAACATTTGGATTTGATAGGAGTGAACAATAGAAGTTTGAAGACCTTTGACGTTTCATTGGACACTTCTTTTGGATTGGTAAATAAAATTCCTTCTGATTTTGTGAAGATCTCAGAGAGTGGTATTTCAGACCCTAAAACATTGGTGGAGTTAAAAGAGGCAGGATTTGATGGTTTTCTCATTGGTGAGAATTTTATGAAATCCATTAGGCCTCACCAAGCAGCCTACAACTTTATGAGCAAGTTCAAGGACCTAAGTCCAGATTTCAATACGCAAGCAGTATAA
- the trpD gene encoding anthranilate phosphoribosyltransferase translates to MKEILNHLIEHQTLNKSEAKEILKKITSGQYNQSQMAAFMTVYMMRSITVEELEGFREAMLELCIPVEIAEYDAMDLCGTGGDGKDTFNISTLSSFVVAGAGQNVAKHGNNGVSSVCGSSNLLAQFGYSFTNDLDVIRKNLDEAGICFLHAPLFHPAMKNVGPIRKELGVKTFFNMLGPMVNPSFPKKQLVGVFSLELARLYGYLYQNNNVNFSILHALDGYDEISLTGDFKMISNQGERLISPESIGLPKITASSIEGGKTIEDSAKIFQNILTGKGSKEQNAVVIANSSAALCTADQNLSFEEAIAKAEESLKSGKALEKFKALVSPKKSISLA, encoded by the coding sequence ATGAAAGAAATCTTAAATCACCTTATTGAGCACCAAACGCTCAATAAGTCTGAGGCCAAGGAAATCCTAAAAAAGATCACTTCTGGCCAATACAACCAGAGCCAAATGGCCGCTTTCATGACGGTGTACATGATGAGAAGCATAACGGTGGAAGAGCTTGAAGGATTTAGGGAAGCCATGCTGGAATTATGTATTCCTGTGGAAATAGCCGAATATGATGCGATGGATTTATGTGGAACTGGCGGTGATGGAAAGGATACTTTTAATATTTCGACTTTGTCTTCTTTTGTAGTAGCAGGTGCAGGGCAGAATGTGGCAAAACATGGAAATAACGGTGTTTCATCAGTATGTGGTTCGTCCAATTTGTTAGCACAATTTGGTTATAGTTTTACTAATGACCTGGATGTGATCAGAAAAAACCTGGATGAAGCAGGAATTTGTTTTTTGCATGCTCCACTTTTTCACCCTGCCATGAAAAATGTAGGACCTATTCGTAAGGAATTGGGTGTGAAAACATTTTTCAATATGCTGGGGCCAATGGTGAATCCGAGTTTCCCCAAAAAGCAACTGGTGGGCGTGTTTAGCTTAGAGTTGGCGAGACTCTATGGTTATCTGTATCAAAATAATAATGTCAACTTCAGTATTCTTCATGCATTGGATGGATATGACGAGATCTCCTTGACTGGAGATTTTAAAATGATTTCCAATCAAGGAGAGCGGTTGATTTCTCCTGAATCAATCGGTTTGCCCAAAATTACTGCAAGTTCAATAGAGGGAGGAAAAACCATTGAAGACTCTGCCAAGATTTTCCAGAATATATTGACAGGAAAGGGGTCCAAAGAACAGAATGCAGTTGTCATTGCCAATTCTTCGGCCGCATTATGTACAGCTGACCAAAACCTCAGTTTTGAAGAAGCCATTGCCAAAGCGGAAGAGTCACTGAAAAGTGGCAAGGCACTGGAAAAGTTTAAAGCCTTGGTTAGTCCTAAAAAGTCCATTTCATTAGCCTAA